In Legionella beliardensis, the following are encoded in one genomic region:
- a CDS encoding lysophospholipid acyltransferase family protein, protein MLGKINRPWVDATIDNWATKLLGFIKVDLKVVNPYGVEPKPGKATIIMCNHTSLYDIPLSFKAFPNHSMRMLAKKELSRVPIMGKGMAAAEFPFIDRKNKHQAIKDLAFARQLMESGIVIWLAPEGTRSKDGILKAFKKGGFVTAIEAKATIIPIGIRGAYDILPAKTLRFNLHQKAEIHIGKPIDASQYTLENKNELIEKVHQAIKELVEGKTPSN, encoded by the coding sequence ATGCTAGGTAAAATTAACCGTCCTTGGGTCGATGCTACTATTGATAATTGGGCGACCAAGCTACTTGGCTTTATTAAGGTTGATCTTAAAGTAGTTAACCCTTATGGGGTGGAACCTAAACCCGGAAAAGCAACAATTATCATGTGTAATCATACTAGTCTTTATGATATTCCCCTTAGCTTTAAAGCTTTTCCTAATCACTCAATGAGAATGCTCGCTAAAAAAGAGCTGTCCCGAGTCCCTATTATGGGTAAAGGGATGGCTGCCGCAGAATTTCCTTTTATTGATCGTAAAAATAAACACCAAGCCATCAAAGATTTAGCGTTTGCCCGCCAATTAATGGAAAGTGGTATTGTCATTTGGCTTGCTCCAGAAGGTACCCGTTCTAAAGATGGCATACTTAAAGCGTTTAAAAAAGGCGGTTTTGTAACCGCTATTGAAGCAAAAGCGACTATTATTCCCATTGGCATTCGTGGCGCTTATGACATTTTACCCGCAAAAACATTACGATTTAACTTACACCAAAAAGCCGAGATCCATATTGGAAAACCTATTGATGCATCGCAATATACATTAGAAAATAAAAATGAATTAATAGAAAAAGTACATCAAGCAATTAAAGAGCTAGTCGAAGGAAAAACACCTTCAAATTAG
- the ggt gene encoding gamma-glutamyltransferase yields the protein MNKANILLGLTIGLNSITGQAAALMNETPPGYAVASAHPLATNAGLEILAAGGNAFDAAVAVSATLAVVEPYHSGLGGGGFWLLYDAKRKKNIVIDGREVAPLAAHKTMFLDQNGQVIPGLSLNGGLAAAIPGEPAALVYIAQHYGRLPLAQTLASAIKFAEQGFQVDAQLHHYSQMTERYQMMQRFPATAAVFLHNNQPYKIGELLKQPDLAKTLKLLAQKGHAGFYSGEIAKKLVNGVRAAGGIWTLADLANYQIKIREPLQGAYHNMLIITMPPPSAGGVMLLTMLNILEGLSLKSLSEAQWIHYLVETMRLAYWQSNQTIADPGFTKIDLNKLLSLENAKQLRTLIPKDKALPSVKLQVNKNYPANHHANTTHISIIDAEGNRVSATLTINYIFGSSVIAPGTGVLLNDEMDDFSAKEGVKNVFGLVGNDINSIEPGKRPMSNMTPTFLEMPGRAAILGTPGGSRIPTMILLSTLLFHDYQGAIAMVSGMRFHHQYLPDWLQFEPETFSPELQNQLKSMGYHLMALKQYYGDMQAITWDKKLNILTAASDPRNIGLAVAASSKQGGYGLDF from the coding sequence ATGAATAAGGCAAATATTTTATTAGGCCTAACTATTGGGCTAAATAGTATTACAGGGCAAGCAGCTGCCCTAATGAATGAAACACCACCAGGCTATGCGGTTGCTAGCGCTCACCCACTTGCCACAAATGCAGGCCTTGAGATTCTGGCTGCTGGTGGAAATGCGTTCGATGCTGCCGTGGCCGTAAGTGCAACGCTTGCTGTGGTAGAGCCTTACCATTCAGGTTTAGGTGGCGGCGGTTTTTGGTTACTTTATGATGCTAAAAGAAAAAAAAATATAGTCATTGATGGTCGTGAAGTAGCGCCTTTAGCAGCACATAAAACGATGTTTTTAGATCAAAATGGCCAGGTTATACCGGGGTTGTCACTTAATGGTGGGTTAGCTGCTGCTATACCTGGTGAGCCTGCCGCTCTTGTTTATATAGCACAACATTATGGCCGCTTGCCATTAGCGCAGACATTAGCCTCAGCCATTAAATTTGCTGAGCAAGGGTTTCAAGTGGATGCCCAATTGCATCATTATTCGCAAATGACTGAGCGATACCAAATGATGCAACGTTTTCCAGCTACAGCAGCCGTATTTTTACATAACAATCAACCTTACAAAATCGGTGAGCTGCTTAAGCAACCAGATTTAGCTAAAACCTTAAAACTATTAGCCCAAAAAGGCCATGCAGGTTTTTACAGCGGTGAGATTGCGAAAAAACTTGTAAATGGCGTACGTGCAGCTGGTGGCATATGGACTCTAGCTGATTTAGCTAACTATCAAATCAAGATAAGAGAACCGTTGCAAGGCGCTTACCATAACATGCTCATTATTACGATGCCTCCACCTTCAGCAGGTGGTGTAATGCTGTTAACCATGTTAAATATATTGGAAGGGCTATCATTAAAATCTTTATCCGAAGCGCAATGGATTCATTATTTAGTAGAAACAATGCGTCTTGCTTATTGGCAAAGCAATCAAACCATTGCCGATCCAGGCTTTACTAAAATTGATCTTAATAAATTACTTTCGTTAGAAAATGCAAAACAATTACGTACGCTTATTCCTAAAGACAAAGCTTTGCCTAGTGTAAAATTGCAAGTAAATAAAAACTATCCTGCTAATCATCACGCTAATACGACTCATATTAGTATCATTGACGCAGAGGGAAATCGAGTTTCAGCAACATTAACTATCAATTATATTTTTGGCTCAAGCGTTATTGCGCCTGGCACAGGTGTTTTATTAAACGATGAAATGGATGATTTCTCTGCGAAAGAGGGAGTAAAAAATGTTTTTGGACTCGTTGGCAATGACATAAATAGTATTGAGCCTGGCAAGCGGCCTATGTCTAATATGACACCCACTTTTTTGGAAATGCCGGGCCGAGCAGCTATTTTAGGCACACCTGGCGGTAGCCGTATACCCACGATGATCTTATTAAGTACCTTGCTTTTCCACGACTATCAAGGTGCAATTGCCATGGTTTCTGGCATGCGCTTTCATCATCAATACTTACCCGATTGGTTGCAATTTGAACCAGAAACGTTTTCACCTGAATTACAAAATCAATTAAAAAGCATGGGTTATCATTTAATGGCTTTAAAGCAATATTACGGCGATATGCAAGCTATTACTTGGGATAAAAAGTTAAATATACTAACAGCTGCTTCCGACCCTAGGAATATTGGTTTAGCAGTAGCTGCTAGCTCAAAGCAAGGCGGCTATGGTTTAGACTTTTAA
- the coaD gene encoding pantetheine-phosphate adenylyltransferase translates to MKQRAIYPGTFDPITNGHIDIIKRAAQIFPEIIVGVASNEAKSPFFSLQTRIQLTQEALGDISGVSVVGFDTLLIDFVKEQRGNIILRGLRAVNDFEYEFQLAGMNRQLCADIETIFLTPSEHLMFISSTLVREIARLKGDVSQFVPEGVVTAFNQKIK, encoded by the coding sequence ATGAAACAACGAGCTATTTATCCTGGTACTTTTGACCCCATTACAAATGGGCATATCGATATTATAAAAAGAGCTGCTCAAATTTTCCCTGAAATTATAGTTGGTGTAGCCAGCAATGAAGCAAAGAGCCCTTTTTTCTCTTTACAAACGCGTATTCAATTAACACAAGAGGCACTAGGAGATATTTCTGGGGTAAGCGTTGTTGGTTTTGATACGTTATTAATTGATTTTGTAAAGGAACAGCGAGGTAATATTATTCTTCGAGGCTTAAGGGCTGTAAATGATTTCGAATATGAATTTCAACTTGCGGGCATGAATCGTCAACTATGCGCTGACATTGAAACAATATTTTTAACTCCTTCAGAACATCTCATGTTTATTTCATCAACTTTAGTGAGAGAAATAGCGAGATTAAAAGGAGATGTGTCGCAATTTGTACCCGAAGGAGTTGTAACGGCATTTAACCAAAAAATAAAGTAA
- the lolB gene encoding lipoprotein insertase outer membrane protein LolB yields MKALKYFNFLTLALLTACTSTRPPVGFEPIQPQYNAPAIENDQTITSSEPQSKNLAQLDETKVIGKNNEQNATATLETKSTSGKKQLAEKQIPQASRSAPSSWDLSGAMAVRSRNKSSTASVNWYQRGPGSYQIRLFGPLGSGTIMIAKRGGIITLKDGPKTASSSNAEQLLLQQTGIRLPVNNLYYWVRGLPAPGGIQSAKRDTGNRLLLLRQGGYTIQYLGYRTVGKTVLPTHIRLQGNGVFIKLVINRWSI; encoded by the coding sequence ATGAAAGCACTTAAATATTTTAATTTTCTAACACTTGCTCTCTTAACAGCTTGTACATCAACCCGGCCACCTGTAGGTTTTGAACCTATACAACCGCAATATAATGCACCTGCAATTGAAAATGATCAGACAATAACTAGTTCAGAGCCGCAATCTAAAAATTTAGCTCAACTCGATGAAACTAAGGTTATAGGTAAAAATAACGAACAAAATGCTACAGCAACCCTTGAAACAAAATCAACTTCAGGAAAAAAACAACTTGCTGAAAAGCAAATACCGCAAGCATCAAGATCAGCACCCTCTTCTTGGGATTTATCTGGCGCGATGGCTGTACGTAGCCGCAATAAATCGTCAACTGCCTCTGTTAATTGGTATCAACGTGGGCCAGGTTCCTACCAAATTCGCCTCTTTGGCCCTCTAGGCAGTGGTACTATTATGATTGCTAAACGTGGTGGCATTATAACATTAAAAGATGGGCCTAAAACTGCCAGCTCGTCTAATGCTGAACAACTATTGTTGCAACAAACCGGTATTCGCTTACCTGTAAATAATTTATATTACTGGGTAAGAGGCTTACCTGCACCAGGTGGCATACAATCAGCCAAACGTGATACCGGTAATCGTTTACTTTTACTTCGCCAAGGTGGCTATACCATTCAATATCTAGGCTACCGCACGGTCGGAAAAACAGTACTTCCTACCCATATACGATTACAAGGCAATGGTGTCTTTATTAAGCTAGTCATTAATCGTTGGAGTATTTAG
- a CDS encoding ribose-phosphate pyrophosphokinase encodes MSTMMIFTGNANSELAFKIATHLEIPMGQALVGKFSDGETMVEILENVRGKDVFIVQSTCAPANDNLMELLTMSDALRRSSAGRITAVVPYFGYARQDRRVRSARVPITAKVVADMMASVGICRVLTVDLHADQIQGFFYMPVDNVYSTPILLEDIKQQNLSQLMVVSPDVGGVVRARAMAKRLNDAELSIIDKRRTGPNKSEVMHIIGEPAGRNCIIIDDIVDTAGTLCSAAHQLKRNGAMSVRAYITHPVLSGPALNNIIHSDLDEVVITDTIPLSSEAKQCRKIRVVSLAEMLAQAIKRVNVEESVSSMFAE; translated from the coding sequence ATGTCCACAATGATGATCTTTACTGGTAATGCTAACTCAGAGCTTGCGTTTAAAATCGCAACTCACTTGGAAATACCTATGGGCCAAGCGTTAGTTGGAAAATTCAGCGATGGTGAAACCATGGTTGAAATATTGGAAAATGTTCGGGGCAAAGACGTTTTTATAGTGCAATCAACTTGTGCGCCAGCGAATGATAATTTAATGGAATTATTAACGATGTCAGACGCTTTACGGCGTTCTTCTGCTGGTCGGATTACAGCCGTCGTTCCTTATTTTGGTTATGCTAGACAAGATAGGCGTGTTCGCTCAGCACGTGTCCCAATTACTGCTAAAGTAGTTGCGGATATGATGGCTTCTGTAGGTATTTGTCGAGTATTAACGGTAGATTTACACGCCGATCAAATTCAAGGCTTTTTTTATATGCCTGTTGATAATGTATACTCTACTCCTATTCTACTTGAAGATATCAAGCAACAAAATTTATCCCAATTGATGGTCGTGTCGCCAGATGTTGGTGGCGTGGTACGAGCGCGTGCAATGGCTAAACGCCTAAATGATGCAGAACTTTCTATTATCGATAAACGGCGAACAGGTCCAAATAAATCTGAAGTGATGCATATTATCGGTGAACCAGCGGGCAGAAATTGTATTATTATCGATGATATCGTTGATACAGCTGGAACATTATGCTCTGCAGCGCATCAACTCAAACGCAATGGTGCAATGAGCGTACGTGCTTACATTACCCATCCTGTGCTTTCCGGTCCTGCGTTAAACAATATTATTCATTCTGATTTGGATGAGGTTGTTATTACCGATACAATTCCACTTTCCAGTGAAGCAAAACAATGTCGTAAAATTAGAGTTGTTAGCCTTGCCGAAATGCTTGCTCAAGCAATTAAGCGGGTTAATGTTGAAGAATCTGTCAGTTCAATGTTTGCTGAATAA
- a CDS encoding helix-turn-helix domain-containing protein, translated as MTTISNEVGDNTASSLAASVTQSVQKYFAELKGTDPVDLYQFVLEEIETPLFRAVMEHCKYNQSRAAVMLGISRGTLRTKLRRYFDDKYVGTRD; from the coding sequence ATGACAACAATCAGTAATGAAGTCGGAGATAATACTGCATCATCGTTAGCAGCTAGTGTAACCCAATCTGTGCAGAAATATTTCGCCGAGCTGAAGGGAACTGATCCTGTCGATCTTTATCAGTTTGTCTTAGAAGAGATTGAAACCCCCTTATTTCGTGCTGTTATGGAGCATTGTAAGTATAATCAATCTCGGGCTGCTGTTATGCTTGGTATAAGCCGAGGTACTTTAAGGACGAAACTACGACGGTACTTTGATGATAAATATGTCGGTACTCGTGACTAA